The genomic stretch tttattaataataaaataaaaagtgaatatattatataatcaacttgaatatataatatttaaatatatatatacatatatgtttatttatttatatatattgaatGGGCAATCCACTTTTCTAAATTTGTTAACTTTTAATCAACTTGACAAATCGTATTCATAATTACTAATAAAACTAATTGATATATTAACTaatcttaatatttatactaATCAACTTTGCCTTATACATCAAATACagatatatataatatattggaGACGCGTGAGACACGACATTTAGTACCGGCGTACATAGGCGGGTAATTCAGCGCGAAGGGTGGGGAATTGTCTCAGAACCAATCAATTCTTTATAAGGCAGAGGGTATAAAGCCAAGTTGCAATTTTAAAAGATATACGAAAGAGctgaatttaaaaagaagtAATGCGGGTAATAGACATTTCGGGAGCAAAAATTGCTATAAGTGGATCCTAGAGGAGATATATTTGGCGGGAAGCCCACAGGTAAATACCAATGTGTGGGTACTTCAGCGCCTGGGAGGTTTATTAGTTagaatgaaaaaaattgagGTTGAGTAGACCTAACGGCATTTATGATTTCACTTCTCCTATTGGTAGGTATTCAGATTCGTATTGCCGGACATGTAAtgtaaaaattaatattgagtGCCTGAATCCATGTGGCGCCAAAATTGTATTTTGTGTTGTATGGGCGAGTAATGCAGTAGTAAGATAATGTTGGTAATAGTAATTTCAGTATAGTAGCggtaatattattgttagCAGTAGTAGTATTTATAATAGCAAAGCAGAAGTTGGCTTTAGAGATGAGTAACTGCTCTCTATGTCTTTAGGAATTTTACTTGAAGAATTAGACTAAATTTTTAGCATAAAAGACAATGATTTGGCGCGCTGCTAAAAATTTACATGATTAAAAATGTCAGACGAAAATGAATTCagaataatgaatataCACAAGTGCATATTCATATAGTCAGGATCAGTATATTCTTTAGATAAATTTACATCGAAGAAATGAGGGGGTTTTGTGTTGTTGGTCAATTAATTAGgttcaataaaaaattgaGCTAATAGTTAATTCTGGATCTCTTTCTATATTGAGTTAATTTTTGATCCTGTTTTGAGCGTATTTTCTGATAAACAAAATCTTTCCAGTAACTAGAAACAGATTGTGAAAAATCAACATGTATTCTGAAATAATGAGTTAATTTAGTTGATGGAAAAATATAAGTTACGATGAATTATCACAAAAATAAGATAAAGTTCAGggagaagaagaaaagggAAAGATCGTAGTTAGAAGTCAACTTACCTTCTATCGTCAATTACAGCGTTCtgcattttcaaaaatgcCATTTCACACTGTTGTTTAGTTTCAAACTCAATGAATGCATATTGAAGAGAGTCTCCAGTCTTGTAGTCTCTAATAATGTTACAAGATTTTACTTCGCCAAATCTCGAGAATATAAGCTCTAAGTCATCGTCTTGAGTAACTGGATTGAGCTTACAAACAAAAAGGACATTTTCTGGAGGTTTCATATCAGCATCAGGAATATCTCCAAGAATCTCTAAGGTTATAGCTCTAGATTTAGCTTCTCTTTCACTAATAGAATTTAGAGCTTTAACTTCATCCTGATCATACGTTTGAACCAATGGATCAGTTTCTTCTGGAGGTGAATTAGGTGGAATGATTTCTAGAAGCTGTGGAGAGTCTTCAAAAGGATCATCCAATATATACGTATGTAGAATCATAACTTTTTGTAAAGGTATAGAATTTTCATCTGTAATAACTTGGTTGAGTTTAGACAAAATAGGAATCCCTTCCTCAACTT from Cryptosporidium parvum Iowa II chromosome 8, whole genome shotgun sequence encodes the following:
- a CDS encoding cyclophilin-RNA interacting protein, giving the protein MSVLIETTLGDLVIDLNVDLCPKTCENFLKLCKLKFYNNCEFYKIEKDFIARTGRSKQYGNSSLYQLLSNQKKDNISLELETTPKLKHKRMGVLGMVNHISKNSLGSEFYFTLKDELSHLDGNHVIFAQVEEGIPILSKLNQVITDENSIPLQKVMILHTYILDDPFEDSPQLLEIIPPNSPPEETDPLVQTYDQDEVKALNSISEREAKSRAITLEILGDIPDADMKPPENVLFVCKLNPVTQDDDLELIFSRFGEVKSCNIIRDYKTGDSLQYAFIEFETKQQCEMAFLKMQNAVIDDRR